In Planctomycetaceae bacterium, the following are encoded in one genomic region:
- the dnaN gene encoding DNA polymerase III subunit beta, with translation MKVIAQTAALQEALALAGTIVSARTPKPVLQCVKLVASEGMLTILATDLEAALRYQVSAVQIEQEGEALVPADRLAGIVRESADEESLTIEADADACHVTGAAAHFKILGYDPGEYPTVAEFAGDADFQVPAATLAKMIGKTLFATAKAHSHYAISGVLWEAGAKKIQLVATDGHRLALAKGALAKTAARDVSAIVPAKLMNLMQRVAVGGEEMLDVRIEENQILLRTARAVLISSLVQGNFPKYGDVIPKDFTRKVTVKRANFEHRIRQAALLTNEESRGVRLKFQDKQVTLSSRAPEAGEAQVNCEITLEGEPMDIAFNPSFLIEAMRVVELEDVTLEMMASNKPAVVKAGNDFLYVIMPVDLG, from the coding sequence ATGAAAGTAATTGCTCAGACCGCCGCACTGCAGGAAGCATTGGCATTGGCTGGAACCATCGTCTCGGCCCGAACTCCCAAGCCCGTTCTCCAGTGCGTAAAGCTGGTCGCATCAGAGGGAATGCTGACCATCCTGGCGACCGACCTCGAAGCCGCCCTGCGCTATCAGGTCTCGGCGGTCCAGATCGAGCAGGAAGGCGAGGCCCTCGTGCCCGCCGACCGACTGGCCGGCATCGTGCGAGAGTCGGCTGACGAAGAGAGCCTGACCATCGAGGCCGACGCCGATGCCTGCCACGTCACCGGCGCCGCGGCACACTTCAAGATCCTCGGTTACGATCCGGGCGAGTATCCCACCGTCGCCGAGTTTGCCGGCGACGCCGATTTCCAGGTTCCCGCCGCCACGCTGGCCAAGATGATCGGCAAGACCCTCTTTGCCACCGCCAAGGCCCACAGCCACTACGCCATCTCCGGCGTGCTCTGGGAAGCCGGAGCAAAGAAAATCCAGCTCGTGGCCACCGATGGTCACCGCCTGGCGCTGGCCAAGGGGGCCTTGGCCAAGACGGCCGCCCGCGACGTCTCGGCCATCGTCCCGGCCAAGCTGATGAACCTGATGCAGCGTGTGGCCGTCGGCGGTGAGGAGATGCTCGATGTCCGCATCGAAGAGAACCAGATCCTCCTGCGCACGGCGCGGGCGGTTCTGATCAGCTCGCTGGTTCAGGGCAACTTCCCCAAATACGGCGACGTGATTCCCAAGGACTTCACCCGCAAAGTCACCGTCAAGCGGGCCAATTTCGAGCACCGCATCCGCCAGGCGGCGCTGCTGACCAACGAAGAGTCGCGCGGCGTGCGCCTGAAGTTCCAGGACAAGCAGGTCACCCTCTCCAGCCGCGCCCCCGAAGCCGGCGAAGCCCAGGTCAACTGCGAGATCACCCTCGAAGGCGAACCGATGGACATCGCCTTCAACCCCAGCTTCCTTATCGAAGCCATGCGAGTGGTCGAACTCGAAGACGTGACGCTGGAAATGATGGCCTCGAACAAACCCGCCGTCGTCAAAGCCGGCAACGACTTCCTCTACGTCATCATGCCGGTGGACTTGGGATAA